The Thermomicrobium sp. 4228-Ro genome includes the window CGCAGTGGGCGCTGCCGCAACCAGCGGCTTGTTAGCCAGCTGTCGCCAAGGCTCGCCAACCACGACCCCAGCTGCAACCGCCCCGTCTACCGCTGGTAGTCCCACCGTTGTGGCAACGACTGGCACGGTCAGCGAATTTCCACGGAACGAAACACTCTTCGTCGCTGGTTTCCAGTGGGGTCCACCTACGACGTTCAACCCGATGACGCCCGGAACAGGCTGGCCAGCCGGTGGCGGCTTCAACACGCCCTTTGCGCATATCTATGAGATGTTGTTCGGCTTCAATCTGCTGAGTGGTCAACTGGAACCGCTTCTCGCAGAAAAACTCGAGCAGCCCGACGCCGCAACGATGGTCATCACTCTTCATCAAGGCACCAAGTGGCAAGACGGCAAGCCACTGACCGCCGATGATGTCGTGTTCACCTTTGAACTTGCGAAAGATCATCCCGAAGTGCCCTATAATACCTTTTTTGATTATGTGTCGAGTATGAGCAAAGTTGATGATCGGACTATTCGTATCGTCTTGAACAAGGAGCAACTCAACCCTGGATTCGTCAAAATGATGCTCAGTGCGGTCAAGATCCTCCCCAAGCACATTTGGGAAGCACGTGCCAAGTCGGGCCAGAAGCTGACCGAGATCGTCGATACCGAACCGGTCGGCTCCGGGCCGTACAAGCTCGTCGGCTTTTCGCCGGAGCGTGTAGCGCTGCAACGAGACGACAACTATTGGGGTAGCAAGGTCTTCGGAACTCCCGCACCGAAGTACATCGTGCATCCGATCTTCAAGTCGAACGACGAGGGTAACCTCGCGCTCGAACAGGGCCGGGTAGACATCTCGCAGCAGTTCGTTCCGAAGATCTGGGAAATGTGGGAACAGAAGCGTCTACCAGTCGGCACCTGGTTCAAACAACCCCCGTACCATGTGCCTGGATCGATTCCGCTGCTGTTTATCAACATCAACAAGAAGCCGTGGGACAACCCCACGCTGCGACGGGCGCTCGCTCATGCGATCAATTACAAGCAGATCGCCGAACTCGCCATGTCACGCTATTCTATCGTGGCGAACTCCAGTCTCATCATTCCCGACGGCGCTGAGAAGAAGTTTTTCGATCAAAACAACGTTCAGCAAAATGGCTGGAAGTATGACCCGCAGCGCGCGGTACAAATTCTGGAAAAGGAACTCGGTGCCAAGAAGGGCGGTGACGGCATTTATGTCCTCCCGGATGGCACGCGCCTCGGCCCATTCAAGGTGGAATGCCCCTATGGATGGACCGACTGGCAGACGGCACTCGAGCTC containing:
- a CDS encoding ABC transporter substrate-binding protein, with the translated sequence MQYGQRGTNYSPGISLTRRRFVASLLAVGAAATSGLLASCRQGSPTTTPAATAPSTAGSPTVVATTGTVSEFPRNETLFVAGFQWGPPTTFNPMTPGTGWPAGGGFNTPFAHIYEMLFGFNLLSGQLEPLLAEKLEQPDAATMVITLHQGTKWQDGKPLTADDVVFTFELAKDHPEVPYNTFFDYVSSMSKVDDRTIRIVLNKEQLNPGFVKMMLSAVKILPKHIWEARAKSGQKLTEIVDTEPVGSGPYKLVGFSPERVALQRDDNYWGSKVFGTPAPKYIVHPIFKSNDEGNLALEQGRVDISQQFVPKIWEMWEQKRLPVGTWFKQPPYHVPGSIPLLFININKKPWDNPTLRRALAHAINYKQIAELAMSRYSIVANSSLIIPDGAEKKFFDQNNVQQNGWKYDPQRAVQILEKELGAKKGGDGIYVLPDGTRLGPFKVECPYGWTDWQTALELVAQSAKDVGIEINTEFPDAPVLFTRIPNGDFELALWFVSGVSAASPWIRFRDVLDSRGVPPIGQQAFWNYNRYTNPAVADLLDKAAASQNETEQKELFAELDRIFMKDAPAIPLMYRPLEFYEYNESTWTGFPNADNPVAPPQQGGAGIKILYKIKPKS